CATCCTATCGCCAGAGTACGTGGGGaaggtgctgcgcgcgattgAAAAACCAATTCGGGAGGCGACACGCGCGATTGATTCCAAAAGTGGTAAAAAAGTACCGTTGATGCGGCCACTCGCCGCAGTTGCGGAGCGCACAAAGCTCATCGATGCTGCTTCGATCCCTATGATGACGAAACTGCCCAACCGCGCGATGTTGCATGCACAGCTAGTTGGATTGCTTTCTGCGCCAGGACAACAGCTTACTGGCATTATTTCTCAAGCAGGTGGCGTTACGCTTGCAGCGacgctcgatgcgcaccGCCGTAGCcttgaaaaagacgcgTAGTTTTTTTACAGCTCCACTTGTGCTGGTTTCCTGCCTCGATGGGCGTCCCTGGCCTCTGGCAGGAGCTCGCAGGTGCAGCTATCAATCGCACCTTGGCAGAAATAGCTTGGGATGCGTGGTCGAAAGAGCGTGTACAAGACCGTCAATTCCTGCGGCTCGGTATTGACGCAAGTTTATGGCTCTTtcacgcgcgcaaatcgcgcggGGGAAAAAaccctgcgctgcgcgcgctcttcttCCGGCTCGCACGCCTGCTAGCGCTTCCTATCACGCCCGTGTTTGTGCTAGATGGCAAGGAGAGGCCGAGAATAAAGCGTGATACGCTTGTACACACGGGCGCGCATGTAATACAGACGCAGTTTTGTGAAATGCTCCGAGGCTTTGGGTTTGCATACTGGGAGGCGCCTGGCGAAGCCGAAGCGGAGCTTGCATGGATGGATATGCAGGGCCTTTTAGACGCTGTACTGACTGACGACGTGGATGCACTGCTTTTCGGAGCAAAGATTGTcgtgcgccacggcgcttggAATCCTATAGTGCGCGACacgctggacgaggaggaggcaATGGAAACAGCAGCCGTGTACGACACatcgcgcggtgcatggaAGTTAGACTGCGATGGCATGGTGCTAATTGCGCTTCTCTCCGGCGCGGACTATGATACACAAGGTCTATTTAATTGTGGCGTCAAGACAGCAGTAGGGCTCGCGAAGGCCGGATTCGGGACGCGTCTGGTGACAGCATACAAAAAGTCGTATCCCGGCGGCAGCGGTGTAAACCGAAGTGAGCCTGCATGGGATTTATTTCTTTCTACATGGACGGCGGATATGCGCAGTGAATTGAGAAACAATGCCAGCGGGCACTTGGGGCGACGCATGCCTAAACTTGCAGTGGATATGCCACCGGACTTTATGCGCtcagcagcgtcgcgcaagctgctcagCACGTACATTTGGCCGCGCACCTCAGAGTGTGTACCCGCCAGCGTTGCACAACTACGCAACTTGGCATCTGTGCTTCCCGTGACTCCATTGCATCGCTTGGCACCCATCACGCACAAGCTGTTCCAATGGACAAAAGAGGCCGTGGCGCAGCGGTTTGTTCGGCTCGTATATTCAGGTCTTGTTTttcgcgcattgc
This is a stretch of genomic DNA from Malassezia vespertilionis chromosome 1, complete sequence. It encodes these proteins:
- a CDS encoding uncharacterized protein (COG:L; EggNog:ENOG503NZ04), with product MGVPGLWQELAGAAINRTLAEIAWDAWSKERVQDRQFLRLGIDASLWLFHARKSRGGKNPALRALFFRLARLLALPITPVFVLDGKERPRIKRDTLVHTGAHVIQTQFCEMLRGFGFAYWEAPGEAEAELAWMDMQGLLDAVLTDDVDALLFGAKIVVRHGAWNPIVRDTLDEEEAMETAAVYDTSRGAWKLDCDGMVLIALLSGADYDTQGLFNCGVKTAVGLAKAGFGTRLVTAYKKSYPGGSGVNRSEPAWDLFLSTWTADMRSELRNNASGHLGRRMPKLAVDMPPDFMRSAASRKLLSTYIWPRTSECVPASVAQLRNLASVLPVTPLHRLAPITHKLFQWTKEAVAQRFVRLVYSGLVFRALHTSMEQECENAAPHTPQKRRSPRSPRSPVSQITDYFSTIKAHSPSKAPSTCIVHAHALRPARCGAEIRVSYTTASFAEQVGKGLGTQVEPETVRTWLPVQLLTAQGSHERALCHEVERQHKARKQGSPTKKQRAADQTPLTSFFAVQPASSAARTILRAMRTHVEKRMHVTPQRPAQGDVFSGPDDSVELVGIEWAKPAADIVVDTSNSSVELESPRAVTARICKNPM